The following are encoded in a window of Manihot esculenta cultivar AM560-2 chromosome 8, M.esculenta_v8, whole genome shotgun sequence genomic DNA:
- the LOC110607445 gene encoding soluble inorganic pyrophosphatase 4 isoform X2, translating to MVTDMAPPIETTNKTHVSQQSSHPPLNERILSSMTRRSVAAHPWHDLEIGPGAPKIFNCVIEIGKGSKVKYELDKKTGLIKVDRVLYSSVVYPHNYGFIPRTLCEDNDPLDVLIIMQEPVLPGCFLRAKAIGVMPMIDQGEKDDKIIAVCADDPEYRHYNDIKELPPHRLAEIRRFFEDYKKNENKEVAVNDFLPATDAYEAVQHSMTLYADYIVESLRR from the exons ATG GTTACCGATATGGCTCCACCTATTGAGACCACAAACAAGACTCATGTCTCTCAACAGTCCTCACATCCACCTCTTAATGAGAGGATACTTTCATCAATGACCAGGAGATCTGTTGCTGCACACCCCTGGCATGATCTAGAGATTG GACCTGGAGCTCCAAAGATATTCAACTGT GTGATTGAAATAGGAAAAGGGAGCAAGGTGAAATATGAACTTGACAAAAAAACTGGACTCATTAAG GTTGATCGTGTTCTTTACTCTTCAGTTGTGTACCCTCACAACTATGGCTTCATCCCTCGTACTCTATGTGAGGACAATGATCCCCTGGATGTCTTGATTATCATGCAG gaACCAGTGCTTCCAGGATGCTTTCTTAGGGCTAAAGCTATTGGAGTTATGCCAATGATTGATCAG GGTGAGAAAGATGATAAGATAATTGCTGTTTGTGCTGATGATCCTGAGTACCGCCACTACAATGATATCAAGGAACTCCCACCACATCGCTTGGCTGAGATCCGTCGCTTCTTTGAAGATT AcaagaaaaatgaaaacaaaGAAGTTGCGGTTAATGACTTCCTTCCAGCCACTGATGCCTACGAAGCAGTTCAGCATTCCAT GACTCTCTATGCGGACTACATAGTGGAGAGCCTGAGGCGGTGA
- the LOC110607445 gene encoding soluble inorganic pyrophosphatase 4 isoform X1 encodes MLEVTDMAPPIETTNKTHVSQQSSHPPLNERILSSMTRRSVAAHPWHDLEIGPGAPKIFNCVIEIGKGSKVKYELDKKTGLIKVDRVLYSSVVYPHNYGFIPRTLCEDNDPLDVLIIMQEPVLPGCFLRAKAIGVMPMIDQGEKDDKIIAVCADDPEYRHYNDIKELPPHRLAEIRRFFEDYKKNENKEVAVNDFLPATDAYEAVQHSMTLYADYIVESLRR; translated from the exons ATGTTAGAG GTTACCGATATGGCTCCACCTATTGAGACCACAAACAAGACTCATGTCTCTCAACAGTCCTCACATCCACCTCTTAATGAGAGGATACTTTCATCAATGACCAGGAGATCTGTTGCTGCACACCCCTGGCATGATCTAGAGATTG GACCTGGAGCTCCAAAGATATTCAACTGT GTGATTGAAATAGGAAAAGGGAGCAAGGTGAAATATGAACTTGACAAAAAAACTGGACTCATTAAG GTTGATCGTGTTCTTTACTCTTCAGTTGTGTACCCTCACAACTATGGCTTCATCCCTCGTACTCTATGTGAGGACAATGATCCCCTGGATGTCTTGATTATCATGCAG gaACCAGTGCTTCCAGGATGCTTTCTTAGGGCTAAAGCTATTGGAGTTATGCCAATGATTGATCAG GGTGAGAAAGATGATAAGATAATTGCTGTTTGTGCTGATGATCCTGAGTACCGCCACTACAATGATATCAAGGAACTCCCACCACATCGCTTGGCTGAGATCCGTCGCTTCTTTGAAGATT AcaagaaaaatgaaaacaaaGAAGTTGCGGTTAATGACTTCCTTCCAGCCACTGATGCCTACGAAGCAGTTCAGCATTCCAT GACTCTCTATGCGGACTACATAGTGGAGAGCCTGAGGCGGTGA